One part of the Roseomonas gilardii genome encodes these proteins:
- a CDS encoding LLM class flavin-dependent oxidoreductase: MKPALSILDQSPVLAGRPPADAIPDTLELARLADRLGYARYWMSEHHNSEALAGSAPEILVSAIAATTRRIRVGPAGIMLPHYSALKVAEQFRVLSAIAPGRIDLGLGRAPGSDGRTAYALNPMNARQTEDHFPQQLTDLLGWLGDGLAANHPFASIQAQPQGAPPPEVWMLGSSNYGAQVAAYLGLPYCFAYFFSDGRGAAEALETYHSGFRPGVLPAPHAAICVFAVAAETEEEAGRLFRSRELQRTLRERVGFVPLPPPEEAEAFAYDEAELRRIERLREHSAVGTGEQVWEKLCRMAAEFRCAEVAVVTACHDPMARRRSYELLARAAGLAEG; the protein is encoded by the coding sequence ATGAAGCCCGCGCTTTCCATCCTCGACCAGTCCCCCGTGCTCGCCGGGCGCCCGCCCGCCGACGCCATTCCCGACACGCTGGAGCTCGCCAGGCTGGCGGACCGGCTGGGCTATGCCCGCTACTGGATGTCGGAGCACCACAACAGCGAGGCCCTGGCGGGCTCGGCGCCGGAGATCCTGGTCTCCGCCATCGCCGCGACGACGCGCCGCATCCGCGTCGGCCCGGCCGGGATCATGCTGCCGCATTACAGCGCGTTGAAGGTGGCCGAGCAGTTCCGCGTCCTGTCCGCCATCGCGCCGGGGCGGATCGACCTGGGGCTGGGCCGCGCCCCGGGCTCGGACGGGCGCACCGCCTATGCGCTGAACCCGATGAATGCCCGGCAGACGGAGGACCATTTCCCGCAGCAGCTCACCGACCTGCTGGGCTGGCTGGGCGACGGGCTGGCGGCGAACCATCCCTTCGCCAGCATCCAGGCGCAGCCGCAGGGGGCGCCGCCGCCCGAGGTCTGGATGCTCGGCAGCAGCAACTACGGCGCCCAGGTCGCGGCCTATCTCGGCCTGCCCTACTGCTTCGCCTATTTCTTCTCGGACGGGCGCGGGGCGGCGGAGGCGCTGGAGACCTATCACAGCGGCTTCCGCCCCGGCGTGCTGCCCGCACCGCATGCGGCGATCTGCGTCTTCGCCGTGGCGGCGGAAACGGAGGAGGAGGCAGGGCGCCTGTTCCGCTCCCGTGAGTTGCAGCGCACCCTGCGGGAACGCGTCGGCTTCGTGCCCCTTCCCCCGCCGGAGGAGGCCGAGGCCTTTGCCTATGACGAGGCCGAGCTGCGGCGCATTGAGCGGCTGCGGGAGCATTCCGCTGTGGGCACGGGGGAGCAGGTCTGGGAGAAGCTGTGCCGGATGGCGGCGGAGTTCCGCTGCGCCGAGGTCGCGGTCGTCACCGCCTGCCACGACCCCATGGCGCGCCGCCGCTCCTATGAGCTTCTCGCCCGCGCGGCGGGGCTGGCGGAAGGCTGA
- a CDS encoding L-lactate permease: MPWNQFYDPFGSILLSALVAAIPVATMLIALAFLKIPAHWAAISALVVAFLVAVLVFGMPAGIAGRATLLGIMSGLFPIGWIVLNIIFLYRLTVANGSFEILQRSIGGITEDRRLQLLLIAFAFGAFFEGAAGFGTPVAVTAALLIGLGFSPLAASGLSLIANTAPVAFGALGTPVIALAGVTGLDVYTLSAMIGRQLPFFSLLVPFWLIWAFAGWRGMLEVWPAILVTGVSFAVPQFLVSNYHGPYLVDVIAALVSMACLVGFMRVWQPRRIWKDPSLRGRDDSVAAGDGLRGAAAGATAARTGPRTGGHGAEMMDAPPVARMSGGAAAVADQGALLRAWMPWLILTVFVFLWGLESTRGMLNGIWSASLPIEGLHRMVVKVPPVVAAPVPEGAIFAFGILSMTGTGILAAAVLGGFLMGFSPLALVREYGATIWRVRYSLITIAAMLGLGYLTRYSGLDATMGLAFASTGMLYPLFGTLLGWLGVALTGSDTASNVLFGGLQRITAEQLGLSPVLMASANSSGGVMGKMIDAQSIVVASTATNWFGHEGDILRYVFFHSIALAVLVGLLVTLQAYVPPFTGMVLH; this comes from the coding sequence ATGCCGTGGAACCAGTTCTACGACCCATTCGGGTCGATCCTCCTGTCCGCCCTGGTGGCGGCCATCCCCGTCGCCACCATGCTGATCGCGCTGGCCTTCCTGAAGATTCCGGCCCACTGGGCGGCGATCTCGGCCCTGGTGGTGGCCTTCCTCGTCGCGGTCCTCGTCTTCGGCATGCCGGCGGGCATCGCCGGGCGCGCCACCCTGCTGGGGATCATGTCCGGCCTCTTCCCGATCGGCTGGATCGTGCTGAACATCATCTTCCTCTACCGGCTGACGGTGGCGAACGGCTCCTTCGAGATCCTGCAGCGCTCCATCGGCGGCATCACCGAGGACCGGCGGCTGCAGTTGCTGCTGATCGCCTTCGCCTTCGGCGCCTTCTTCGAAGGGGCGGCCGGCTTCGGCACGCCGGTCGCCGTGACCGCGGCGCTGCTGATCGGGCTGGGCTTCTCGCCGCTCGCCGCCTCCGGCCTCTCGCTGATCGCCAACACCGCGCCCGTGGCCTTCGGCGCCCTGGGCACGCCGGTGATCGCGCTCGCCGGGGTCACCGGGCTCGATGTCTATACGCTGTCGGCGATGATCGGGCGGCAGCTTCCCTTCTTCTCCCTGCTGGTGCCCTTCTGGCTGATCTGGGCCTTCGCCGGCTGGCGCGGGATGCTGGAGGTCTGGCCCGCCATCCTGGTGACCGGCGTCTCCTTCGCCGTGCCGCAGTTCCTGGTCTCCAACTACCACGGCCCCTATCTGGTGGACGTGATCGCGGCGCTGGTCTCCATGGCCTGCCTGGTCGGCTTCATGCGGGTCTGGCAGCCGCGCCGGATCTGGAAGGACCCCTCGCTGCGCGGCCGCGACGATTCGGTGGCCGCCGGGGACGGCCTGCGCGGCGCGGCGGCAGGCGCCACGGCGGCCCGTACCGGTCCCCGCACTGGTGGCCATGGCGCGGAGATGATGGACGCCCCGCCGGTCGCCCGCATGTCGGGCGGCGCGGCGGCCGTGGCGGATCAGGGCGCGCTGCTGCGGGCCTGGATGCCCTGGCTGATCCTGACGGTCTTCGTCTTCCTCTGGGGGTTGGAGAGCACGCGGGGAATGCTCAACGGCATCTGGTCGGCCAGCCTGCCGATCGAGGGCCTGCACCGCATGGTGGTCAAGGTGCCGCCGGTGGTGGCCGCGCCGGTGCCGGAGGGTGCCATCTTCGCCTTCGGCATCCTGTCGATGACCGGCACGGGCATCCTGGCGGCGGCGGTGCTGGGCGGGTTTCTGATGGGCTTCTCGCCCCTCGCCCTGGTGCGCGAATACGGCGCCACCATCTGGCGCGTCCGCTACTCCCTGATCACGATCGCCGCCATGCTGGGGCTGGGCTACCTCACCCGCTACTCCGGGTTGGACGCCACGATGGGCCTGGCCTTCGCCAGTACGGGGATGCTCTACCCCCTCTTCGGCACGCTGCTGGGCTGGCTGGGCGTGGCGCTGACGGGCTCCGACACCGCCTCCAACGTGCTGTTCGGCGGATTGCAGCGGATCACCGCGGAACAGCTCGGACTTTCGCCGGTGCTGATGGCCTCCGCCAACTCCTCGGGCGGCGTGATGGGCAAGATGATCGACGCGCAGAGCATCGTGGTCGCCTCCACCGCCACGAACTGGTTCGGGCATGAGGGCGACATCCTGCGCTACGTCTTCTTCCACTCCATCGCCCTGGCGGTGCTGGTCGGCCTGCTGGTGACGCTCCAGGCCTATGTGCCGCCCTTCACGGGGA
- a CDS encoding metal ABC transporter ATP-binding protein, which produces MSAVGGIRLRDLTVAHERRPAVHHVNGLFPEGSLTAVVGPNGAGKTTLLRAIAGLHTPSEGRVERDCGRIALLPQMTSLDRSFPITCLDVAMLGHWPRLGALRGASAADRDRAAEALAAVGLDGFGRRPVGNLSAGQFQRLLFARLLVEDAPVILLDEPFNAVDARTAADLLRLVRDWHGQGRTILAVLHDMDLVRREFPDCLLLAREAVAWGPTEAVLTAQNRLRARMMAEGWDQDAEACDRPVAA; this is translated from the coding sequence GTGAGTGCCGTGGGCGGCATCCGCCTCCGTGACCTGACGGTGGCGCATGAACGCCGGCCGGCGGTGCACCACGTGAACGGCCTCTTTCCGGAAGGCAGCCTGACCGCCGTGGTCGGGCCGAATGGCGCCGGCAAGACGACCCTGCTGCGCGCCATCGCCGGGCTGCACACCCCCAGCGAGGGCCGGGTGGAGCGCGATTGCGGCCGCATCGCCCTGCTGCCGCAGATGACCTCGCTGGACCGTTCCTTTCCGATCACCTGCCTCGACGTCGCCATGCTCGGGCACTGGCCGCGCCTGGGCGCCCTGCGCGGCGCCTCCGCCGCCGACCGGGATCGTGCCGCGGAAGCCCTGGCGGCGGTCGGGCTGGACGGCTTCGGCCGGCGCCCGGTGGGCAACCTTTCCGCCGGCCAGTTCCAGCGCCTGCTCTTCGCGCGCCTGCTGGTCGAGGACGCGCCGGTGATCCTGCTCGACGAGCCCTTCAACGCCGTGGACGCCCGCACAGCCGCGGACCTGCTGCGCCTGGTCCGGGACTGGCACGGCCAGGGGCGCACCATCCTCGCCGTGCTGCACGACATGGACCTCGTGCGCCGGGAATTCCCGGACTGCCTTCTGCTGGCGCGGGAGGCCGTGGCCTGGGGGCCGACCGAGGCGGTGCTGACCGCGCAGAACCGCCTGCGCGCCCGGATGATGGCGGAGGGCTGGGACCAGGATGCCGAGGCCTGCGACCGTCCCGTCGCCGCCTGA
- a CDS encoding DUF445 domain-containing protein → MQDSPAPPTAPFPVGEDAVPPPETSAAASAPPSAPPSAPPLAAGEDELRRRLRRHKALAGGLLLVMAALTVGAYALPPGWWTDLLQASAKAGLVGGIADWFAVTALFRHPLGLPIPHTAIIPRQKERLGAALGRFVAEHVFTEREVAKVIARLDLAGVIRNVLADEATTRPAARAIAASVPRLLANVQEGRAQKLMLRILPRLADGPAATKLLAHALRTLVEGGKHRDVFALALGEIREVLRNKEHSLREEVEKRVREQGGSVVGWVAGAYLAKRVVTAVNGALDEALNSENAESGLRAAFDEWVMRELDRLEHDPQRAAQIGAALRSALRHGVVAGWLDDAWHRVRWAAELDAANPDGRLAALARAALDNAGQVLAEDSGARARVNAAVERMLLALLPSARQRLSGFVAEVVSGWDARTVTDRIELRVGRDLQFVRINGTVVGFLVGGALFALLSAIAGHVAF, encoded by the coding sequence ATGCAGGACAGCCCCGCTCCCCCCACCGCGCCTTTCCCGGTTGGAGAGGACGCCGTCCCGCCGCCGGAAACCTCGGCCGCCGCGTCTGCTCCCCCGTCTGCTCCCCCGTCTGCTCCCCCACTGGCGGCGGGCGAGGACGAGCTGCGCCGCCGGCTGCGGCGCCACAAGGCCCTGGCGGGCGGGCTGCTGCTGGTCATGGCGGCGCTGACGGTGGGGGCCTATGCCCTGCCGCCCGGCTGGTGGACCGACCTGTTGCAGGCCAGCGCCAAGGCCGGGCTGGTGGGCGGCATCGCCGACTGGTTCGCGGTCACGGCGCTGTTCCGTCACCCGCTGGGCCTGCCGATCCCGCACACCGCCATCATCCCGCGCCAGAAGGAGCGCCTCGGCGCCGCGCTGGGCCGCTTCGTGGCGGAGCATGTCTTCACCGAGCGGGAGGTCGCGAAGGTCATCGCCCGGCTCGATCTCGCCGGTGTGATCCGCAATGTCCTGGCCGACGAGGCGACGACGCGGCCGGCCGCGCGGGCCATCGCCGCCTCCGTGCCGCGCCTTCTCGCCAATGTGCAGGAGGGAAGGGCGCAGAAGCTGATGCTGCGCATCCTGCCACGCCTTGCCGACGGCCCCGCCGCCACGAAGCTCCTGGCCCATGCGCTGCGCACGCTGGTCGAGGGTGGCAAGCACCGTGACGTCTTCGCCTTGGCGTTGGGCGAGATCCGCGAGGTGCTGCGGAACAAGGAGCATTCCCTGCGCGAGGAGGTGGAGAAGCGCGTCCGCGAGCAGGGCGGCTCCGTGGTCGGCTGGGTGGCGGGGGCCTATCTCGCCAAGCGCGTGGTCACGGCGGTGAACGGCGCGCTGGACGAGGCGCTGAATTCCGAGAACGCGGAAAGCGGGCTGCGCGCCGCCTTCGACGAATGGGTGATGCGGGAGCTGGACCGGCTGGAGCACGACCCGCAGCGCGCCGCCCAGATCGGGGCGGCGCTGCGCTCGGCCCTGCGCCATGGCGTGGTGGCGGGCTGGCTGGACGATGCCTGGCACCGGGTGCGCTGGGCGGCGGAGCTGGATGCCGCCAATCCCGACGGAAGGCTGGCGGCCCTGGCGCGGGCCGCGCTGGACAATGCGGGCCAGGTGCTGGCCGAGGACTCCGGCGCCCGCGCCCGGGTGAACGCGGCCGTGGAGCGGATGCTGCTGGCGCTGTTGCCTTCCGCCCGGCAGCGCCTGTCCGGCTTCGTGGCCGAGGTCGTCAGCGGCTGGGACGCGCGGACCGTGACGGACCGGATCGAGCTGCGGGTCGGACGCGACCTGCAGTTCGTGCGGATCAACGGCACGGTGGTGGGCTTCCTGGTCGGCGGCGCGCTTTTCGCGCTGCTGAGCGCCATCGCGGGGCACGTGGCCTTCTGA
- a CDS encoding nucleoside deaminase: MSDTQTPATVTPEQAMRRAIALSRENIETGGGPFGAVIVKDGRIVGEGANRVVPDGDPTAHAEVTAIRDACRRLGTHDLNGAVLYTSCEPCPMCLSATWWARIGEIAYGNGRADAAAIGFDDAAIYDEVARPIGERRLPLRRFLAEEAIAPFQAWAAKADKVPY; the protein is encoded by the coding sequence TTGTCCGACACCCAGACCCCCGCGACCGTGACGCCCGAACAGGCCATGCGCCGGGCCATCGCCCTGTCGCGCGAGAATATCGAGACGGGCGGCGGCCCCTTCGGCGCCGTCATCGTGAAGGATGGGCGGATCGTGGGGGAGGGGGCGAACCGGGTGGTGCCGGATGGCGACCCGACCGCCCATGCCGAGGTCACGGCCATCCGCGACGCCTGCCGCCGCCTGGGCACGCACGACCTGAACGGAGCGGTTCTTTATACGAGCTGCGAGCCCTGCCCGATGTGCCTGTCCGCCACATGGTGGGCGCGGATCGGCGAGATCGCCTATGGCAATGGCCGGGCCGATGCCGCCGCCATCGGCTTCGACGATGCCGCCATCTATGACGAGGTGGCGCGCCCGATCGGGGAACGCCGGCTGCCGCTGCGGCGCTTCCTGGCGGAGGAGGCGATCGCCCCCTTCCAGGCCTGGGCCGCGAAGGCGGACAAGGTTCCCTACTGA
- the poxB gene encoding ubiquinone-dependent pyruvate dehydrogenase, whose translation MASASVADLFAETLQGIGVRRIYGVVGDSLNGITEALRQRGEIDWVHVRHEEAAAFAAGAEAQLTGTLAVCAGSCGPGNLHLINGLFDCNRTRVPVLAIAAHIPSAEIGSGYFQETHPENLFRECSVYCEMASSPEQMPRVLDNAIRAAVGQRGVAVVVIPGDVAMKPAIAPATTTALLPMAPVVRPAEGPLEALAEMLNGASKVTLLCGRGCRDAHGALLQLAEVLKSPIVHALGGKEFVEYDNPYDVGMTGLIGFSSGYHAMENCEALLMLGTDFPYRQFYPQKAKIAQVDIRPENLGRRTRLDLGLVGDVGTTIAALLPRLVEKRDRRYLDSCLAHYRKAREGLDELAQGKPGEGVIHPQHLARVLSEQAAENAIFTADVGTPTIWAARYLKMNGRRRLIGSWVHGSMANALPQAIGAQCAFPQRQVISFSGDGGFTMLMGDLLTLRQQKLPAKVVVLNNGTLGFVELEMKAAGLLETGVSLENPDFAAVARACGIPARRVTDPGELEAAVRDVLAEEGPALLDVVSNRQELAIPPKITAEQMKGFGLFALKAVMSGRGSEILDLARSNLRL comes from the coding sequence ATGGCGAGTGCGAGCGTGGCCGATCTTTTCGCCGAGACCCTGCAGGGCATCGGCGTCCGGCGGATCTACGGGGTGGTGGGCGACAGCCTGAACGGGATCACCGAGGCGCTGCGCCAACGCGGCGAGATCGACTGGGTGCATGTGCGGCACGAGGAGGCCGCCGCCTTCGCCGCCGGGGCCGAGGCGCAGCTCACCGGCACGCTGGCGGTTTGCGCCGGTTCCTGCGGTCCGGGCAACCTGCATCTGATCAACGGCCTCTTCGACTGCAACCGCACCCGTGTGCCGGTTCTGGCCATCGCCGCGCATATCCCGAGCGCCGAGATCGGCTCCGGCTATTTCCAGGAGACGCATCCGGAGAACCTGTTCCGCGAATGCAGCGTCTATTGCGAGATGGCCTCCAGCCCCGAGCAGATGCCGCGCGTGCTGGACAACGCGATCCGCGCCGCGGTGGGGCAACGCGGCGTGGCGGTGGTGGTGATCCCGGGCGACGTGGCGATGAAGCCCGCCATCGCGCCCGCCACGACCACGGCGCTGCTGCCGATGGCACCCGTGGTCCGCCCGGCGGAAGGGCCGCTGGAGGCGCTGGCCGAGATGCTGAACGGTGCCTCGAAGGTCACGCTGCTCTGCGGGCGCGGCTGCCGCGACGCGCATGGCGCCCTGCTGCAACTGGCGGAGGTGCTGAAGTCGCCGATCGTCCACGCGCTCGGTGGCAAGGAATTCGTCGAGTACGACAATCCCTATGATGTCGGCATGACCGGGCTGATCGGCTTCTCCTCGGGCTATCACGCCATGGAGAATTGCGAGGCCCTGCTGATGCTGGGCACCGACTTCCCGTACCGGCAGTTCTATCCGCAGAAGGCGAAGATCGCCCAGGTCGATATCCGCCCCGAGAATCTGGGCCGCCGCACACGGCTGGACCTGGGGCTGGTCGGCGATGTCGGCACCACCATCGCGGCGCTGCTGCCGCGGCTGGTGGAGAAGCGGGACCGCCGCTACCTCGACTCCTGCCTCGCGCACTACCGCAAGGCGCGGGAGGGGCTGGACGAGCTGGCCCAGGGGAAGCCGGGGGAGGGGGTGATCCACCCTCAGCACCTCGCCCGCGTGCTGAGCGAGCAGGCGGCGGAGAACGCCATCTTCACCGCCGATGTCGGCACGCCCACGATCTGGGCGGCGCGCTACCTGAAGATGAACGGGCGGCGGCGCCTGATCGGCTCCTGGGTGCACGGCTCCATGGCCAACGCGCTGCCCCAGGCGATCGGCGCGCAATGCGCCTTCCCGCAGCGGCAGGTCATCTCCTTCTCCGGCGATGGCGGTTTCACCATGCTGATGGGCGACCTGCTGACCCTGCGGCAGCAGAAGCTGCCGGCCAAGGTCGTGGTGTTGAACAACGGCACGCTGGGCTTCGTGGAGCTGGAGATGAAGGCCGCCGGGCTGCTGGAAACCGGCGTGTCGCTGGAGAACCCGGATTTCGCCGCCGTGGCGCGGGCCTGCGGCATCCCCGCCCGCCGGGTCACCGATCCCGGCGAGCTGGAGGCGGCGGTGCGGGATGTGCTGGCGGAGGAAGGCCCCGCGCTGCTGGACGTGGTGAGCAACCGGCAGGAACTGGCTATCCCGCCGAAGATCACGGCGGAGCAGATGAAGGGCTTCGGCCTCTTCGCGCTGAAGGCGGTGATGAGCGGCCGCGGCAGCGAGATCCTGGACCTCGCGCGCAGCAATCTCCGTCTCTGA
- a CDS encoding YsnF/AvaK domain-containing protein translates to MSGRIPETVAVPVAEEKLTVTKQDVETARVRVSLKTETLQDVVRETLRGRRVEVERVPIGREVDHVLESRVEDGVVIIPVVEEILVVERRLVLKEEVRLRYVNTTEAVEYPLTRRSQSAVIERVEAGEADPARSVLQDPASTKEGEPRMTRTLTGLFDTRQEADAVVEHLLRHDGIDRSHVRVYAVDADTASGYRPADDKGFWASLRDLFVPDDERATYSEGLRRGGVIVSAEVPEQIMDHASDVFESHGAVDLDAREAEWRSQGWSGTSEGMVMGDATTSLPQAPAATAGMGTMPAAAAMSTSDMTGTARIAGDGSEDVIPIVEEQIRIGKRDMEHGRVRVRSYVVETPVSEDVTLREEHVEVQRRAVDRPVSDADRMFEERTIEATEHGEEAVVAKEARVKEEVVIRKSATEHTETVKDTVRRTEVDVTDDRTPTSSVPHRDPG, encoded by the coding sequence ATGTCCGGCAGAATTCCGGAAACAGTGGCTGTGCCCGTCGCTGAAGAAAAACTCACGGTCACCAAGCAGGACGTGGAAACGGCGCGCGTTCGCGTGTCGCTGAAGACGGAAACCTTGCAGGACGTGGTCCGGGAAACCTTGCGCGGCCGTCGCGTGGAGGTGGAACGGGTCCCGATCGGGCGGGAAGTGGACCATGTGCTCGAAAGCAGGGTGGAGGACGGAGTCGTCATCATTCCTGTCGTCGAGGAGATCCTCGTGGTCGAGAGGCGGCTGGTCCTCAAGGAGGAGGTCCGGCTCCGCTACGTGAATACGACCGAAGCCGTGGAGTATCCGCTGACGCGCCGCAGCCAGTCGGCGGTGATCGAACGGGTGGAGGCCGGCGAGGCCGACCCTGCCCGGAGCGTTCTGCAAGACCCAGCATCGACAAAGGAAGGAGAGCCCAGAATGACCCGCACCCTTACCGGCCTGTTCGACACCCGACAGGAAGCCGACGCGGTCGTCGAGCACCTGTTGCGACACGATGGAATCGACCGCAGCCATGTCAGGGTCTACGCGGTCGACGCAGATACGGCGTCGGGATACCGACCGGCGGACGACAAGGGCTTCTGGGCCTCCCTGCGGGACCTCTTCGTGCCCGATGACGAGCGGGCGACCTATTCCGAGGGCCTGCGGCGGGGTGGCGTCATTGTCTCGGCCGAGGTGCCGGAACAGATCATGGATCATGCCTCCGATGTCTTCGAAAGCCATGGCGCCGTCGATCTGGATGCCCGGGAGGCCGAGTGGCGCAGCCAGGGCTGGAGCGGCACCAGCGAGGGCATGGTGATGGGCGACGCCACGACGTCGCTGCCACAGGCCCCCGCCGCCACGGCAGGCATGGGCACGATGCCGGCGGCTGCCGCCATGTCCACCTCGGACATGACCGGCACGGCGCGCATCGCCGGGGATGGCAGCGAGGATGTCATCCCGATCGTCGAGGAGCAGATCCGCATCGGCAAGCGAGACATGGAGCATGGGCGCGTCCGCGTCCGCTCCTATGTCGTCGAGACGCCGGTCAGCGAGGACGTGACCCTGCGCGAGGAACATGTCGAGGTGCAGCGCCGCGCGGTGGACCGGCCCGTGTCCGACGCCGACCGCATGTTCGAGGAGCGGACGATCGAGGCGACCGAGCATGGCGAGGAAGCGGTCGTTGCCAAGGAGGCGCGGGTGAAGGAAGAGGTGGTCATCCGCAAGAGTGCGACGGAGCATACGGAAACGGTGAAGGACACGGTCCGCCGCACGGAAGTGGATGTGACCGACGACAGGACGCCCACTTCCTCCGTTCCTCATCGCGACCCCGGCTAG
- a CDS encoding metal ABC transporter permease, protein MSAYDLLFSPFVEFGFLRRALIGCLALSLAAPPLGVFLMLRRMSLSADVLAHGILPGVAAGFWVAGLSVTAMSLGGLVAGLGVALGAGALSRATGGREDATLAALYLLALALGVAMVSVRGGAVDLTHLLFGSVLGVDDDALLMMAGVATLTLLALAPAWRPLVLECFDPQFAAAQRAHGGAWHMLFLALVVLNVLAAFQALGTLMAVGLMMLPAVASRHWSRQIGGLARASVLLAAMASTAGLLLSYHLDVPTGPAIVLVAGCLWAVSVIAGPVDGLLARLLRRRHLAG, encoded by the coding sequence ATGAGCGCCTATGACCTGCTCTTCTCGCCCTTCGTCGAATTCGGCTTCCTGCGCCGGGCGCTGATCGGCTGCCTGGCACTCAGCCTCGCCGCGCCGCCGCTCGGCGTCTTCCTGATGCTGCGCCGGATGAGCCTTTCCGCCGACGTGCTGGCGCATGGCATCCTGCCCGGCGTGGCGGCGGGCTTCTGGGTCGCCGGCCTCTCGGTCACGGCCATGTCCCTGGGCGGGCTGGTGGCGGGGCTGGGCGTGGCGCTCGGCGCGGGCGCGCTGTCCCGCGCCACGGGGGGGCGGGAGGATGCGACCCTGGCCGCGCTCTATCTCCTCGCTCTGGCGCTGGGCGTCGCCATGGTTTCCGTGCGCGGCGGGGCGGTGGACCTTACCCACCTGCTTTTCGGCAGCGTGCTGGGGGTGGATGACGACGCCCTGCTGATGATGGCGGGGGTCGCCACCCTGACCCTGCTCGCCCTGGCCCCCGCCTGGCGGCCGCTGGTGCTGGAATGCTTCGACCCCCAGTTCGCCGCCGCGCAGAGGGCGCATGGCGGGGCCTGGCACATGCTCTTCCTGGCGCTGGTGGTGCTGAACGTGCTGGCAGCCTTCCAGGCGCTGGGCACGCTGATGGCGGTGGGGCTGATGATGCTGCCCGCCGTCGCCTCGCGCCACTGGTCGCGGCAGATCGGCGGGCTGGCTCGCGCCTCGGTGCTGCTGGCGGCCATGGCCTCCACGGCGGGGCTGCTGCTCTCCTATCACCTCGATGTCCCGACCGGCCCGGCCATCGTGCTGGTGGCGGGCTGCCTCTGGGCCGTCTCGGTGATCGCGGGGCCGGTGGACGGTCTGTTGGCCCGGTTGCTGCGGCGGCGCCACCTGGCGGGGTAG
- a CDS encoding phosphoribosyltransferase, translated as MVFRDRRDAGRQLAERLRALDLPRPLVLALPRGGVPVGYEIARVLDAPLDLVMVRKLPAPGFPELALGAVVDGDPPGQVINEDIRRELGVSDQEVSRILAMQLAEIARRRAAYAPNRPLPVIPGRSVILVDDGIATGATMRVALQSLQGSGAGRRVMAVPVAPPEAVAALVPLCDEAVVLLQPHALGAVGRFYEDFTQTEDAEVIDLLHRAGRKEDR; from the coding sequence ATGGTTTTCCGCGACCGGCGGGACGCCGGACGGCAACTGGCGGAACGGCTGCGAGCGCTGGACCTGCCGCGGCCACTCGTACTCGCCTTGCCGCGGGGCGGAGTGCCCGTGGGCTACGAAATTGCGCGAGTGCTGGATGCGCCGCTGGACCTCGTCATGGTCCGGAAGCTTCCGGCACCGGGGTTTCCCGAACTCGCCCTGGGCGCCGTCGTGGACGGCGACCCGCCGGGGCAGGTGATCAACGAGGATATCCGGCGCGAACTTGGCGTGTCCGACCAGGAGGTCAGCCGCATCCTCGCCATGCAACTCGCCGAGATCGCCCGCCGGCGTGCCGCCTATGCACCGAACCGGCCCCTGCCCGTCATCCCGGGCCGCAGCGTCATCCTGGTGGATGACGGCATCGCCACCGGGGCCACGATGCGGGTGGCTTTGCAGTCCCTGCAGGGCTCAGGGGCCGGGCGTCGAGTCATGGCAGTTCCCGTCGCGCCGCCCGAGGCTGTCGCCGCGCTGGTGCCGCTCTGTGACGAGGCCGTGGTCCTGTTGCAGCCGCATGCATTAGGGGCAGTCGGGCGTTTCTACGAGGACTTCACGCAGACGGAGGATGCGGAGGTCATCGACCTGCTGCACCGTGCCGGCCGCAAGGAGGACCGATGA